In a genomic window of Strix aluco isolate bStrAlu1 chromosome 3, bStrAlu1.hap1, whole genome shotgun sequence:
- the SLC66A3 gene encoding solute carrier family 66 member 3, translated as MAPTLLELAHWSTWAVCAVIKLPQLAAVLAARSARGVSVGSVLLELAGFLVFLRYQIYYGYPLQTYLEYPIIIAQDVILLLFILRFNGNMKRALFYAVTFWGGWYMLTLRKWIIDLAMNLCTFISAASKLAQLRCLWQTKDSGQVSALTWSMSAYTCATRIFTTVVTTNDVAVLIRFIIMLILNIWVTATILHYRKTKKTD; from the exons ATGGCGCCGACACTGCTGGAGCTGGCCCACTGGAGCACCTGGGCGGTGTGCGCCGTCATCAAGCTGCCGCAGCTGGCGGCGGTGCTGGCGGCCAGGTCGGCGCGGGGGGTCAGCGTGGGCAGCGTCCTGCTGGAGCTGGCGGG CTTCCTTGTGTTTCTGAGGTACCAGATCTATTATGGTTACCCTCTGCAGACATACCTGGAATACCCCATCATCATTGCACAAg atgtCATTCTCCTTTTGTTTATTCTGCGTTTCAATGGAAACATGAAACGAGCTTTGTTCTATGCAGTCAC ATTTTGGGGGGGCTGGTACATGCTAACACTGCGGAAGTGGATAATAGACCTGGCCATG AATTTGTGCACATTCATCAGTGCGGCCAGTAAGCTGGCTCAGCTGCGGTGTCTCTGGCAGACAAAAGATTCCGGACAAGTGAGCGCCTTGACCTGGAGTATGTCTGCATATACCTGCGCAA CAAGAATATTTACAACTGTAGTGACTACGAATGATGTCGCAG ttcTCATCCGTTTCATAATCATGCTCATTCTCAATATTTGGGTCACAGCCACTATCCTGCACTACAGGAAAACTAAAAAGACTGATTAG